One genomic segment of Corynebacterium durum includes these proteins:
- a CDS encoding VOC family protein yields the protein MGTFNIYLMLPGTTREAFDFYEALFGGQRTALFTFADMAAMGLPAEDEQADLIAHTALELPNMTLMGSDSTSPITPSTNQSPVLLHHFTDTREDADRIFAALAEGGTIIRPIVDAPYGYYDGSCIDRFGIAWNIMYEHET from the coding sequence ATGGGAACATTCAATATTTACCTCATGCTACCTGGTACAACACGTGAAGCCTTCGACTTCTACGAAGCACTCTTCGGCGGGCAGCGCACTGCCTTGTTCACCTTTGCGGACATGGCCGCCATGGGCTTGCCCGCCGAAGACGAGCAAGCCGATCTGATTGCCCACACAGCCCTCGAACTACCCAACATGACACTGATGGGCAGCGACAGCACCAGCCCCATCACCCCTTCCACCAACCAATCCCCCGTACTGCTGCACCACTTCACCGACACACGCGAGGATGCCGACCGCATCTTTGCCGCCCTCGCCGAGGGTGGCACCATCATCCGCCCGATTGTCGACGCCCCGTACGGCTACTACGACGGCAGCTGCATCGACCGCTTCGGCATCGCCTGGAACATCATGTACGAACACGAAACATAG
- a CDS encoding mycothiol transferase: MSEYLGDLLADAAQRSRDVFHDVLSQVTPEQANWRPAQNANSIAWLAWHTAREQDLQIAALAGTPEVWTSQGWVDRFNLDLPRNSMGYSHTPEEAARVHVTDLSLLLGYLDQATEATIAYVRSLTPDVLNDVIDTHWTPHVTRGVRVVSIIDDAAQHAGQAAYIHGMLG, translated from the coding sequence ATGTCAGAGTACTTAGGTGACCTTTTAGCAGACGCAGCGCAACGAAGCAGAGACGTCTTCCACGACGTGCTTTCCCAAGTGACACCCGAGCAAGCCAACTGGCGGCCCGCCCAGAATGCCAACTCCATCGCCTGGCTGGCGTGGCACACCGCCCGTGAGCAGGACCTACAGATCGCGGCGCTCGCGGGAACCCCCGAGGTCTGGACCTCACAGGGCTGGGTGGACCGTTTCAACCTTGACCTGCCGCGCAACTCAATGGGCTACAGCCACACCCCCGAGGAGGCCGCCCGCGTGCACGTCACCGACCTGTCCTTGCTGCTCGGATACCTGGACCAGGCCACCGAGGCGACCATCGCCTACGTTCGCAGCCTCACCCCCGATGTGCTCAACGATGTCATTGATACGCACTGGACCCCACACGTCACCCGTGGTGTGCGGGTGGTCAGCATCATTGATGACGCCGCCCAGCACGCCGGGCAAGCCGCCTACATTCACGGAATGCTGGGATAG
- a CDS encoding CYTH and CHAD domain-containing protein, whose translation MNTDAHTEIEVKFAATPETEPPELAGAIEGVVSESSDIHFLSAVYFDTEDLRLTRNKITLRRRTGGKDAGWHLKLPKQGTHRMELQADLGPDAATDVPPPDLLGPVRSLVRDLPLAPVAQVDNERHETVLHDADGTAIAEFCDDHVTAWSLLPHGERTSWREWEVEVGSAYTDDAQRILEAATSAIVDKGAVAADSPSKLATALGDSIANAPTPPTVKKLKKGSPAAAVLQALAANRDRLVAMDPAVRRDDWDSVHQMRVATRELRSHMRTFDGIITNENYTHLGSELKHLAGVLGVARDAEVVGERLTALAPLVDAPTHTRITSSMSDAYRTAHSDAVTFLNSPRYFALLADLDNLLASPTVTSGKGGAARKILLQHLGSAYELLLNRHTKAIAEWSDTDLPLEQRERNIHNVRKAAKRLRYSAEAAGQTTGLNTKKLYLACKNLQTVLGDFQDHVTTRDVVLRLAKDARAHGEDTFSYGVLYQHEQRASEDALMGYEDGFAAVRTAYKKLMKKK comes from the coding sequence ATGAACACGGATGCGCACACTGAGATTGAAGTCAAATTCGCCGCCACCCCAGAGACTGAACCGCCGGAGCTTGCTGGCGCAATCGAGGGGGTGGTGTCCGAATCCTCGGATATTCACTTCCTTTCGGCTGTCTACTTTGACACCGAGGACCTTCGGCTTACCCGCAACAAAATAACCTTGCGCCGCCGGACAGGTGGAAAAGACGCAGGCTGGCACCTGAAATTACCGAAGCAGGGGACGCACCGCATGGAGCTCCAGGCTGATCTTGGCCCCGATGCCGCCACCGATGTTCCACCGCCGGACCTGCTCGGACCGGTCAGATCCCTGGTCCGTGACCTGCCGCTCGCCCCCGTCGCGCAGGTGGATAACGAGCGCCACGAAACCGTGCTGCACGATGCGGACGGTACCGCCATCGCGGAATTCTGCGACGATCACGTCACCGCCTGGTCCCTCCTCCCCCACGGTGAGCGCACCAGCTGGCGGGAATGGGAAGTGGAGGTGGGCTCGGCCTACACCGACGACGCGCAACGGATTCTGGAGGCAGCGACCAGCGCGATCGTCGATAAGGGGGCGGTGGCTGCCGATAGCCCCTCGAAGCTTGCGACGGCGCTCGGGGATTCCATCGCCAACGCCCCCACCCCGCCGACAGTGAAGAAACTCAAAAAGGGTTCCCCAGCTGCGGCGGTGTTGCAGGCACTGGCCGCCAACCGAGACCGGCTGGTGGCGATGGACCCGGCCGTGCGCCGCGACGACTGGGATTCGGTGCACCAGATGCGCGTAGCCACCCGCGAGCTCCGCAGCCACATGCGCACTTTCGACGGCATCATCACCAACGAGAACTACACGCACCTGGGCAGCGAACTTAAGCACCTCGCTGGGGTTCTCGGAGTCGCCCGCGATGCGGAAGTAGTCGGAGAACGCCTTACTGCACTCGCCCCGCTTGTCGACGCCCCGACCCACACGCGCATCACCAGTAGCATGTCCGATGCCTACCGCACCGCCCATTCCGATGCCGTGACGTTCCTGAATTCCCCACGTTACTTTGCCCTACTGGCAGACCTCGACAATCTTCTCGCCTCCCCCACCGTCACCAGTGGAAAAGGCGGTGCAGCGCGGAAAATCCTGCTCCAGCACCTGGGCAGTGCCTACGAGCTGCTGCTCAACCGTCACACAAAAGCCATCGCTGAGTGGTCCGACACCGACCTACCGTTGGAACAACGGGAAAGGAACATCCACAATGTGCGCAAAGCAGCCAAACGGCTGCGTTACTCCGCCGAAGCCGCAGGCCAAACCACAGGATTAAATACCAAGAAACTCTACTTGGCCTGCAAAAACCTACAGACCGTATTGGGCGATTTCCAAGACCACGTGACCACCCGCGACGTGGTACTACGCCTTGCTAAGGACGCGCGTGCCCATGGTGAGGATACGTTCAGCTACGGCGTGCTCTACCAGCACGAACAACGCGCTAGCGAGGACGCCCTCATGGGCTACGAGGACGGCTTCGCCGCAGTCCGCACAGCCTACAAGAAACTGATGAAGAAAAAGTAG